The window AGGAAGAAGAGCGTCGGCAGGAGCAACTGAGCCTCGGAGGGCTTTAGCCCTCTTCTTGTGTTGGAGGCCCCCTCTGGGGGCCTTCATCAAACCGCCCGCTCTGCGGGCGGTACATGATTTAACTTCAGCCTGTAAACGCCGGTTTTAAAAAAGCGCGGCAGGGGCCGGTCCAAAAGTGCGGCACCCGCGGCAGTAGTAGTCCCCTCACGGGAGGGGCGTCAACACCTTCCTTTCGGGTCTTCTTCTCGGCTCATCCGGCTGAAGCGTAGTTGGCCTCGTACAACGTGATGTTCACCTCGGTGAGCAAGATGCTCTCGCAGATCAACGGCGGCCGGGCCGACGGTACGCGGGACCGGCGCCTCGGCGGTTACCGGCGGCCGGACCTGTTGATCCTCGACGACTTCGGGCTCAAACCGCTGCGCGGCCATGACCAGGAGGACTTCTACGAGGTGATCAATGAGCGGTACGAACGGGGATCAGTGCTGGCGACCAGCAATCGGGCTACAGCGAGTGGCGGGATGCGTTCACCGACAATCCTCTGTTGGCATCGGCGGCGCTGGATCGCCTGGCCCACCGGGCGCACCTGGTCAGGCCGGGATGATTATTCGCCCAGAGCTGACTTAACGGTTGGATTCGCTGACTATTCGTGCACAAATGGGGATTTGAATAGGGACACCAGCACCTCGGTCCATTGCTCGAACGGCTGGTTGGCCGTCACCAACAGGCTGAGCCGCTCGCAGTCCCGGCCAACCACCTCGAACAGAAGCTCGGCGCCGACTGTGGTGAACAGGACGTAGCCGAGCTCGACCGCCCCTCATTTCGCCACGGAAATTTTCCCGCTGGAAACAACAAGCGTGTCGTCGCCAGACTCCAGGGTGATGCGGTACAGCACGACGCCGCTCGCGATGCCCGCCGGCCAAGTCACGCTGCCCTGTTCGCCGGCGGCGACGACGCGAGTCTGCCGGTGCAAGCGGCGGCCAGCGAGATCGAAGAGCTCGCAGGTGAGCTGGCCCCCTCGCGCGGCTTGAAAGACAAGGCTCGGACCACCGGCGGGATTGCCCTGTGGTGCCGCCCACAGCAGCCCATTGCCGCCGGGTTCCGTCGGGGCAACGGCGGTGAGGCCCGACTCGATCTGGTCGGCACCGCGATCGGTGTGCGGCGGGTCGCCGCCGGGCCGCACGTCCCGCTCGATATCGTCAGTGACCGCCCGGTCCTCGGCGATCGGCCAGCCGTCCTCGACGGTAGTGCCTGCGTCGGCCGGATCGTCGTGCAACGGACTGCCGGGGATCAGGCGGTAGAAGTCGGGATTCGGATGCGATGGCGGCGTGATATTCCAGGATTGTGAAACGAAAGATGGCGCCGCGTCCGCCCGCTCGAAGCGGAGGAAACCCGTCGTCGCGGGACCGGCGATGCTCAGGGCACCGCCGAACGCGTACTCCTCGACGTTGGCCGCCGAGGTGAAAGCGGTGTTGGCGCTCGCCGAGACCGTGACGAGGTCCGAGACGGCGCTGTAGTAGGCCGTCGGTTCGATCGCCGCACCGATGTGATTCACGGCCACGTTGTTGCGCAGGACGAGCAGCACCCCGCCCATCCCGGCTTCCAGGGAGATCCCGTGCGTGAGGTAATCCGCGACGATGTTGTTGTAGAGAAAAAGCGAATTGGCGGGATCGGTGAAACCGAGAGCCTGAATAGCCCGCGCGAAGGTCCCGTACTGGTAGGCAAAGAACACGCAATTGCGAACCACGACATCGGTCGGGTAGAGGATCAGCAGATTGTTGAAGTCGGGTGCGCCTGTCGCCGGCCAGGTCGAACCGATCCGGCAGCGCTCGATGATCACGTCTGCGTAGACGCTCACCAACACGAGATGGCTCGCGTTGGTCGTGTTGCGCAGGAGGTCGAGATCCTGCAGCGTAACACTGCTGCCGTCGCCGGTGATGCTGACGATCGGTGTCGCACTATGGCTGGCAACGATCGCAACGCGGGTGAAGCCAGAGAGCCCGGGATCGGGGCGGATCAGCAACGTGTGGTCCGCCGCGAAATCGCCGTCGATCGTGATCGTCTGCGCGATGTCGATGAACGACGCATGGAGGTTGATGATGTTGACCGGATCGGCATTGCCGGCCGCAAGGTTGATCGCCGCCTGGATGGTCGGCGAGTCGGCGGAAGGTACAATGTATTCGGCTGCCTGGGCAGAAAACATGGATGCGCCAACCAGCATCGCCAGCAGCGCGGCGGATCGTATAGGATGGGATCTCATCGCCGACCTCCTCGCAACAGCGGATAACCGCGCCTCGTGAAGAACGGCTCAGATTGCAAGCCGTTCATTCTCAACAAGGAGAAATTAATCGCTACTCCTGAGACCCTCCGTTTCGAGCTATAAGGGCCCGAGCCGGATCAAGGACGCCCCTTCCGACCAAGCACGCGCGCAGGTTGGCGCTTTT of the bacterium genome contains:
- a CDS encoding ATP-binding protein, with the translated sequence MFTTVGAELLFEVVGRDCERLSLLVTANQPFEQWTEVLVSLFKSPFVHE